A single region of the Pontibacter kalidii genome encodes:
- a CDS encoding enoyl-CoA hydratase-related protein translates to MEFILVTPQAQPHVALIQLNRPKELNALNLQLMGELRDALKALDEDDAVRAIIITGNERAFAAGADIKQMAGKTAIDMLNIDQFSTWDQIRKTKKPIIAAVSGFALGGGCELAMTCDMIVASETAQFGQPEIKIGVMPGAGGTQRLTKAIGKAKAMEMVLTGKFMSADEAEKHGLVNRVVPVELYLEEAFKLASEVAQMSPVAAKLAKEAVNRSFETNLDEGLYFERKNFYLCFASEDQTEGMNAFVEKRKPEFKGR, encoded by the coding sequence ATGGAATTTATACTTGTAACCCCGCAGGCGCAGCCGCACGTGGCGCTTATCCAATTAAACAGACCTAAAGAGCTGAACGCCCTGAACCTGCAGCTGATGGGCGAGTTGCGCGATGCCCTGAAAGCGCTGGATGAGGACGATGCCGTGCGGGCCATCATCATCACCGGTAACGAACGCGCCTTTGCCGCCGGCGCTGACATTAAACAAATGGCCGGCAAAACCGCCATCGACATGCTCAACATCGACCAGTTCTCTACCTGGGACCAGATCCGCAAGACGAAGAAACCAATCATTGCTGCCGTATCCGGTTTCGCACTGGGCGGCGGCTGCGAACTGGCCATGACCTGCGATATGATCGTGGCCTCGGAAACGGCGCAGTTCGGCCAGCCGGAGATCAAGATCGGGGTGATGCCGGGAGCCGGAGGCACGCAGCGCCTGACAAAAGCCATCGGCAAGGCCAAAGCCATGGAAATGGTGCTGACCGGAAAGTTCATGAGCGCCGACGAAGCAGAGAAGCATGGGTTGGTAAACCGTGTGGTGCCGGTGGAGCTGTACCTGGAAGAGGCCTTTAAACTGGCCTCGGAAGTAGCGCAGATGTCACCGGTAGCGGCAAAACTCGCCAAGGAAGCCGTGAACCGCTCCTTCGAAACCAACCTGGACGAAGGCCTATACTTTGAACGCAAGAACTTCTACCTCTGCTTCGCCTCCGAAGACCAGACCGAAGGCATGAATGCCTTTGTAGAGAAACGCAAGCCGGAGTTTAAGGGAAGGTGA